Proteins encoded in a region of the Anaerobranca gottschalkii DSM 13577 genome:
- a CDS encoding N-acetylmuramoyl-L-alanine amidase family protein, whose protein sequence is MNGIEKLNIEKNNNQTLIKILIDKNYEKELQDNKEEVILKITEKKNEPPDKQLKPLKDKKIIIDPGHGGTSFGAVGQTGVREKDLNLQTSLIIEKLLTNLGAKAILTRIKDENVTLAQRVNVANNNKGDLFISVHYNGYSDPQANGTETYWSSQGTKGSEKLAALLQTQLLEKLQRRNRGVKQANFYVLRETKMPAALIEPLFITNPVEEQIIIKEENMVKVAEGVVDAILKFYS, encoded by the coding sequence ATGAATGGTATAGAAAAATTAAATATAGAAAAAAACAATAATCAAACTTTAATTAAAATATTGATCGATAAAAATTATGAAAAAGAATTACAAGATAATAAAGAAGAGGTAATTTTAAAAATTACAGAGAAAAAAAATGAACCACCTGATAAACAATTAAAGCCACTAAAAGATAAAAAAATAATAATAGATCCAGGTCACGGTGGTACTAGCTTTGGTGCTGTAGGTCAGACTGGGGTTAGGGAAAAGGATTTGAATTTACAAACCAGTTTAATCATAGAAAAATTGTTGACAAATTTAGGGGCAAAGGCAATATTAACTAGGATAAAAGATGAAAATGTAACGTTAGCTCAAAGGGTTAATGTTGCTAATAACAATAAGGGGGATTTATTTATAAGTGTTCACTATAACGGATATAGTGATCCCCAAGCTAATGGAACTGAAACATATTGGTCTAGCCAAGGGACAAAGGGTAGTGAAAAACTAGCAGCGTTATTACAAACACAATTGCTAGAAAAATTGCAAAGAAGAAATAGAGGGGTAAAACAGGCTAATTTTTATGTATTAAGAGAAACTAAAATGCCTGCTGCGTTAATTGAGCCACTATTTATTACAAATCCTGTGGAAGAACAGATAATTATTAAAGAAGAAAATATGGTTAAGGTGGCAGAAGGAGTAGTTGATGCAATATTAAAA